The sequence below is a genomic window from Thermoflavifilum sp..
TTTCTTCTCATCTCACCGAACTCGCCCACGCCCTACAGTCTGTTGACACTATCCGCTTTTGCTATTTTGATGCATCGGTGCGCAATCAACAGCCATACTTCAATTATCGGCTGCAAGAAGGCGTTTCTGATGTACGGCTGGGTCAGGTCATCCTCCGGCAGCAGGGCGTACTTGACCTGCTGGATCAAGGAATAGCGGTTGCTCGTAATGAGCAGGATACTACAGGATAGTTGGGTCTGGGAATCTCACTAATTTTCCGTGGCAAATGGCGAAGACACGATGCCGTGGTTTATTCCGAATCTGCAAATGTTTTTAATGGTTTTAAAATATTTGAATGGTGATGGAACCTGTAATGAAAGAAACTTTCCGACATGTGAGCTATTTATGGGATGAGCAACGGGCTGCGGCTCTGCAGGGCGATGAGGTGGCCCTGCTCATTTATCGCTCCAACCTGCTGGGTGCGGATTTACGACTGACCAATTATGCCGGCGGGAATACGAGCTGTAAGACGCTGGAGCCCGATCTGGTGACGGGCGAGCAGGTGCCCGTGCTCTGGGTGAAAGGCTCGGGTGGCGATCTGGGGACATTGACCCGCAAAGGATTGGCTGCCCTGTATCTGCAGCGGCTGGAGGCGTTGAAAAAGAAATATCGAGGCCTGGCATACGAAGATGAAATGGTACCGCTGTTCACACACTGCCTTTACGACCCACATTCGCAGGCGCCTTCCATCGACACTCCCCTGCATGCTTTTCTTCCACATAAACATGTCGATCATCTACATCCCGATGCTGTGATTGCCATAGCGGCTTCACGCGACGGCAAAGCCATCATGCATGAAATCTACGGCGATGAGCTGGCATGGATTGACTGGCAACGGCCGGGTTTTGATCTGGGCCTGAAAATGGAGGAGGTTTATCGGGCTCATCCCCATATCAAAGGCATCATCCTCGGCGGCCATGGCCTGTTTAGCTGGGGCGAAACGGCTTATGAAAGCTATGTGAATACGCTTACCATCATTGAGAAAGCCGCCGCATATCTGGAGCGGCATTATGGGAAAAAACGTCCTGTATTCGGCGGTGTCAAACAGGCCGAAGTGCCACCGGATAGGCGACGGGAGCTGGCCTTGCGTCTGATGCCGTTTTTGCGTGCTCAGGCTTCTTCCCAGCAGCGGATGATCGGTCATTTTACCGATGCGCCCGACGTGCTGGAATTCGTCAACAGCCACGATCTGCAGCCGACTGGCACCGATGGGCACCAGCTGCCCGGACCATTTTCTGCGCACGAAGATCCGCCCACTGGTATTGCAGCTAAACGGCGATGTGCTGGCCATGCCTGACGATGAACTGCGCCGGCAGCTCATCCCCCAGTTTGAGGCCTATCGAAAAGACTATACGGCCTACTACGAGCGACACAAAGAACCGGATAGTCCGCCCATGCGCGATCCAAACCCGGTCATCATCCTCTGGCCGGGTGTGGGCCTGTTTGCTTTTGCTAAAGACAAGCCCACCGCCCGTGTCTCGGCCGAATTTTACATCAACGCCATCCATGTGATAAAGGGCGCGGAAGCCATCTCCGAGTATGTGTCGCTGCCCGAATCTGAGGCCTTCCGGATTGAGTACTGGCAGTTAGAAGAAGCCAAACTGAAACGTTTACCGCCGGAGAAGCCGCTGTCGCGTAAGATCGCCCTGATCACCGGCGGATCGGGAGGCATCGGTCGGGCTATTGCCGAGAAGCTGGCCGGAGCCGGCGCCTGTGTGGTCATCAGCGATATCGATGAGCAAGCCCTGAAGACGACGCTCGAGGAGATGCAACAACGGTATGGCCGGGATATGTGCGCTGCTTTCCGGGCCGATGTGCGCGACGAAGCTCAGGTGCGGGAAGCGTTTGCACATACCATTTTGCAGTTCGGCGGGGTGGATATCCTCGTCAATTGTGCGGGACTATCCATATCCAGGAGCCTGACCGACACCACGCTCGACGACTGGAATATACTGCAGGATGTGTTGGTGAAGGGACAGTTTCTCATGAGCCGGGAAGCCGTGGTGTGGATGCGTCGGCAATTACCCGAGATCAAGGGTTGTGATATCGTGAATATTGTAAGCAAGAACGCCCTGGTGGCGGGGCCCGACAATGTGGCCTATGGTTCGGCCAAGGCCGCCCAGCTGCACATGTCGCGTTTGCTGGCGGCGGAGCTGGGTAAAGACAAGATTCGCGTGAACGTGGTGAACCCCGATGCCGTGATCCGGGGAAGCAAGATCTGGGAGAGCGGATGGGCCGAGGGCCGGGCAAAGGCTTATGGCGTGAGCGTGGAAGATTTGCCCGCCTTTTATGCCCGGCGTACCCTGCTCAATGAAGAGATTCATGCCGAAGATATCGCCAATGCGGTATTTGCGTTTGTAGGTGGACTCCTTTCGAAGAGTACGGGCAATGTATTGAATGTCGATGGCGGCGTGGCCGCAGCTTTTGTTCGTTAATCCTTTAACCTTAACCCATGCACCTATCATCCGAACAGATTCAAGCCTGTAATGAGCCGATGTTGCGCCGGCATCAGCAGGCATTTGCACAGGTATCCGCATATCTGCAGGACGAGGGTTTGCAGCCCGACGACCTGATTGCACAGATTCAGCAATTGCAGATCGCGATTCCCAGCTGGGCCCTGGGCACGGGAGGCACCCGCTTTGGGCGTTTCCCCATCGGCGGAGAGCCCCGTAATCTGGAAGAAAAAATTGAAGACGTGGGGTTGTTGCATGCGCTGAACCGCGCCAGTGGAGCGATCTCCCTGCATATCCCCTGGGATATTCCCGAGAACGCCGGACATATCCGCAGCCTGGCGACCGCACTGGGCTTGAGGTTCGATGCAGTGAACTCCAATACCTTTCAGGATCAGCCCGACCAGCCTTATTCTTACAAGTTTGGCTCGCTCTGCCATACCGATGCCGCCGTGCGTCGTCAGGCGATCGAACACAATATCGAGGTCATCCGCTATGGACAGGCACTCGGCAGTCGTTGTCTTTCGGTGTGGCTGGCCGACGGCAGCAATTTCCCCGGCCAGCGCAGCTTTGTCCAGGCTTTTCAGCATACGCTCTCGTCTCTGCAGGAAATCTATGCCGCCCTGCCCGACGACTGGACGATGCTGGTGGAATACAAGCCTTATGAACCGAATTTCTATGCCACGGTGATCCAGGATTGGGGAACCGCTTTTCTGCTCTGCCGCAAGCTGGGCCCCAGCGCACGCGTGCTCGTAGATCTCGGGCATCACCTGCCGAACACCAATATCGAGCAGATTGTGGCTACCCTGATGATGGAAGATATGCTGGGTGGATTTCATTTCAACGACTCCAAATACGGCGATGACGATCTCACGGTAGGCAGCATCAAGCCTTACCAGTTGTTCTTGATTTTCCATGAGCTGGTGAGCGGCTTTCAGGCACGAGGGCGAGGGGTCGACAGCCTGGCGTGGATGATCGATGCCAGCCACAATACGAAAGACCCGCTGGAAGACCTGCTGCAGTCGGTCGAAGCCATCCAACTGGCTTTTGCACAAGCGCTGATTATCGATCGAAAAAGCCTGGAAGAAGCCCAGCAGCAAAACGATGTGGCCTGGTGCCAGGAGCTGCTGCAAAAAGCATTTCGCACCGACCTGCGCGCGTTGATAGCCGAAGCACGCTTGCGTGCGGGCGGTGCCCTCTCACCCCTGCAGGCCTACCGCCAGCTGCAGGTCAGGCAGCAGCTAATAGCACATCGCGGTAAAAAGGCCGTCGCCACCGGACTCTGAATAAAAGCATGACAGGCATGAAAGCGAAACTACCCTGTGTGGCCGTTTTCGACATCGGCCGAACGAATAAAAAATTTTTGCTTTTCGACTCCCGGTATCAGCCCGTTCACCAGGCGGCCGAAGCCATACCCGATAGGCTGGATGAAGATGGGGAGCCCTGCGAGGATATCCAAGCCATCGCCCGCTGGATGAGGCAGGTCTGGCGGCAGGTGGAGGAAAAAGAAGATGTAGAAGTGCTGGCCCTGAATATCTCCGCACACGGCGCCGGCCTGGTTCATCTCAACGAAGCCGGACAGGTGGTAGGACATTTGTACTCCTACCTTAAGCCCTTTCCCGATAAACTCAGGCAGCAGTTTTTTGATGCTTACGGTCCCGAAGCCGAGCTTTGTTTGAGCACGGCATCACCGTATCTGGGCATGTTGAACAGCGGGCTGCAGCTCTACTGGATCAAATATGCCAGGCCGCAATTATTCCACCAGATTGCTTATAGCCTGCATCTGCCCCAGTATGCCGCCTATCTGTTTTCCGGCCGCATGTGCAGCGAATATACCAGCATAGGCTGCCATACCCTGATGTGGGATTACACCCGACATGATTATCATCACTGGATGAAAGCAGAAGGGTTTGAACGTTTATTTCCGCCTGTCGTCAGCTCAAAATGGTATGGCTATACGCGGTTTCGCGAAGGCATGATTCCCGTAGGCACGGGATTGCACGACAGCTCAGCGGCTTTGCTGACTTATTTGAGTCTGGACGACGGTCCGTTTCTCTTATTATCTACCGGCACCTGGGGCATTACCCTGAATCCCTTTGCCCAACACCTGCTCACACCCGAAGAACTCAAGCACGATTGTTTGCTGTATATGCTTCCATCGGGCAGGCCGGTGAAGGCTTCGCGTTATTTTCTCGGGCATTTGCATGATGAGCAGGTCGAGCGTATCTGTAAGCATTTTGCTATACAGCCCGTCGTACTGCTGAATACCGTCCAGGCCAGGAGCATGCATCCGGAATGGATGCATCAAAGCGCAATCGAAGCCGATTTTGTAAACCATCCCGAACAGCTCCAGCATTTTGACAGCCCGGAAGAAGCTTATCTGGCCTGTCTGCGCCCCTTGGTGAAAGCCCAGGTCAAAGCCGTTCGGCTGGCTGCAGAGAGCGACGGCCGCATACCCAGGTTATATGTAGATGGAGGCTTCACCCGTAATCGGGCTTTCATGCAGCTGTTGCATGAAGCGCTTCCTCAAACCCGCATCATCACGCCCGATATGCCCGACGGTACGATGTTAGGCGCTGCACGTTATCTGGATATTTTTTCTACACATTATCCGCAACACGTGCAGGTTTAAAGCGAATGACGCCTGATCAAGTGAAAGTTGTTTTTGATTTTTTGTCCTTTCTTTTCTAAGATCAGCTGAGCGGCCAGCTGGCCCATGTGTTCATGATCGGTGGTGACAACCGTGATACCGTCTAACAGAATTTCTTTCAAAGGTGTTTCGTTATACGAAATGATACCGATATCTTTTCCGATTTGCAAACCCTGAGAACGACATAGTTTTATCAGGTTTACCAGATCGGTTTCTTCGATCACCACATAAGCCTCACCTTTTTGAACGGGCGTATGGGAAGATATTTCTCGAATAATATCGAAATCGAAACTGGCTTCCATGCAAAATCGCTTAAAACCACGTGCAATCTCCGGTGGATAGGGAATGATTTCCGGAAACACAAGAATAAGTTCTTCATAGCGGCGCAACATATCTTCTGCTTCATATAGCGCATTGCAGATATCCATTTCAAAATCCTGATAAACAGCGCCAAATATATCTTTCAGCTGGGGTAGATTCCGATCGAGCAAAATCAGCTTTTCCGGTGGTATTTGTTGCAAAACATGAAGCGCAAGTTCGGTGTCTTCATAAAAATGAGGCATTACCACGTAATAATCGTATAATCCGAGTGCATTTTGCACCAGTGACTCGAAAATATGGGCATTGAAATGATGGATATACAGGTCAACCTTGGCCGATTCGCCCAGGCAGCGCACGAAGCTGTTGTAGATTTGTTTTTTGTAATTGCTGATTTTGTTGAACAACAACATCACCCGCAGCTGTGCCTGAATATCGGTTCGGTTAATGAAATATCCTTTGCCCTTCACGGAAGTGATGATGCCGCGCCGACGAAGCTCGCGATATGCTTTTTCCACCGTATCGCGAGAAAGTAAAAATTCTTCACTGAGTTCATTGATTGAGGGAACGCGCTGCCCGCGTTGTAATTTACGGGTGCGGATGGCATCGATCACAGCATCCACGATTTGCAGGTATTTGGGATTGGCTTCCTCAAATTCAATCATGAAAGGAGTTTCCATGTGCATCGGTTTATACTTTTCACCGCCTGCGATCAGCGGTGATGGTAGCTTCTGGTGAGGTTAATATTACAAAATATTTGTCTTTTGTTAAAAAAAATTTACGCAATCGTTCCCGGAAAACAGAAGCAAGGCAAATGTTTGTGATGAATTTTTGGTTGCTAATCCGTAACAAGGCTTTGAAAAAATTGTATTTTTCGTGATAAAAGTCATGTGATGAAACCTGTATTGCTTTTGTTTGTGTGCACATGGATGGTGGTGGATGGCCTTGCGCAAAAGGTAGTCGACCGCCCCTTGCAGGCCGACTGGTATATTCAATCTTCCGCTGTGTTGGGGAATGATGGGGCGCAGTTGTCCGATCCGAATTTTGTTTTTCATGCTTCGCAATGGTATCCCACATCGGTGCCGCACACGGTGCTGGCCACGCTGGTTAAAGACGGCGTTTATAAAGATATTTTTCAAGGTCGTCGTCTTTCACAGATTCCCGATTCTTTGTTTCAGGTGCCCTGGTGGTATCGCACCGAGTTTGAATTGCCGGAGCTAAGTACAGATCAACAGATCACGTTGTGTTTTGAAGGCATCAATTACCGGGCCGATGTTTGGTTGAATGGCCATCAGATTGCATCGGCCGACACGTTGAAGGGGAGTTTTCGCAGGTTTCGTTTTCCGGTGACAACAATTGTGCATCCAGGAAAAAATGTGCTGGCCGTCCGCGTTTTTCCGCCCGGGGCGGGCGATCTGGCCATTGGCTTTGTCGATTGGAATCCCGAACCGCCCGACCACGATATGGGTATCTGGCGCCCGGTGAGGCTTCGCATTACCGGGCCGGTGAGCGTTTCAGCACCTTTTGTGTCCACAGTGGTAGATACGGCTACACTCGATCAGGCCTGGCTGACCGTTCGCCTGATGCTGCATAACCACACCGGCCAGACGCAACATGCCACCGTGCAGGTGCAGATCAGTCCTCCGCAAGCATCTGCCGGACAACGAATCCTCCTGCGGCAGGATATTAAACTGGCGCCTTATGCCCGGCGCGAAGTGGTTTTTACTCCCGATGCTTATCCGGCTTTGCACATACGGCATCCGCAGCTGTGGTGGACGCACGACTGGGGTAAGCCTGCCTTGTACAGGCTGCATGCCGAAGTATGGAATGGAAAGGCATCGCGTGCGGATAGCCTGAGCATGCGATTCGGCATACGCAGCATCAGCGCTTATCGAACGCCCCAGGGCTATTGGGGATATCGCCTGAATGGCAAACCCATATTGATTAAGGGTGGAGGATGGACCGATCCGATGTTACTCGACGCTTCTCCGGCTTATGAAGAAGCCGAAATCGATTAC
It includes:
- a CDS encoding TIM barrel protein, which produces MHLSSEQIQACNEPMLRRHQQAFAQVSAYLQDEGLQPDDLIAQIQQLQIAIPSWALGTGGTRFGRFPIGGEPRNLEEKIEDVGLLHALNRASGAISLHIPWDIPENAGHIRSLATALGLRFDAVNSNTFQDQPDQPYSYKFGSLCHTDAAVRRQAIEHNIEVIRYGQALGSRCLSVWLADGSNFPGQRSFVQAFQHTLSSLQEIYAALPDDWTMLVEYKPYEPNFYATVIQDWGTAFLLCRKLGPSARVLVDLGHHLPNTNIEQIVATLMMEDMLGGFHFNDSKYGDDDLTVGSIKPYQLFLIFHELVSGFQARGRGVDSLAWMIDASHNTKDPLEDLLQSVEAIQLAFAQALIIDRKSLEEAQQQNDVAWCQELLQKAFRTDLRALIAEARLRAGGALSPLQAYRQLQVRQQLIAHRGKKAVATGL
- a CDS encoding GntR family transcriptional regulator, producing METPFMIEFEEANPKYLQIVDAVIDAIRTRKLQRGQRVPSINELSEEFLLSRDTVEKAYRELRRRGIITSVKGKGYFINRTDIQAQLRVMLLFNKISNYKKQIYNSFVRCLGESAKVDLYIHHFNAHIFESLVQNALGLYDYYVVMPHFYEDTELALHVLQQIPPEKLILLDRNLPQLKDIFGAVYQDFEMDICNALYEAEDMLRRYEELILVFPEIIPYPPEIARGFKRFCMEASFDFDIIREISSHTPVQKGEAYVVIEETDLVNLIKLCRSQGLQIGKDIGIISYNETPLKEILLDGITVVTTDHEHMGQLAAQLILEKKGQKIKNNFHLIRRHSL
- a CDS encoding class II aldolase/adducin family protein, translated to MEPVMKETFRHVSYLWDEQRAAALQGDEVALLIYRSNLLGADLRLTNYAGGNTSCKTLEPDLVTGEQVPVLWVKGSGGDLGTLTRKGLAALYLQRLEALKKKYRGLAYEDEMVPLFTHCLYDPHSQAPSIDTPLHAFLPHKHVDHLHPDAVIAIAASRDGKAIMHEIYGDELAWIDWQRPGFDLGLKMEEVYRAHPHIKGIILGGHGLFSWGETAYESYVNTLTIIEKAAAYLERHYGKKRPVFGGVKQAEVPPDRRRELALRLMPFLRAQASSQQRMIGHFTDAPDVLEFVNSHDLQPTGTDGHQLPGPFSAHEDPPTGIAAKRRCAGHA
- a CDS encoding FGGY family carbohydrate kinase, which gives rise to MKAKLPCVAVFDIGRTNKKFLLFDSRYQPVHQAAEAIPDRLDEDGEPCEDIQAIARWMRQVWRQVEEKEDVEVLALNISAHGAGLVHLNEAGQVVGHLYSYLKPFPDKLRQQFFDAYGPEAELCLSTASPYLGMLNSGLQLYWIKYARPQLFHQIAYSLHLPQYAAYLFSGRMCSEYTSIGCHTLMWDYTRHDYHHWMKAEGFERLFPPVVSSKWYGYTRFREGMIPVGTGLHDSSAALLTYLSLDDGPFLLLSTGTWGITLNPFAQHLLTPEELKHDCLLYMLPSGRPVKASRYFLGHLHDEQVERICKHFAIQPVVLLNTVQARSMHPEWMHQSAIEADFVNHPEQLQHFDSPEEAYLACLRPLVKAQVKAVRLAAESDGRIPRLYVDGGFTRNRAFMQLLHEALPQTRIITPDMPDGTMLGAARYLDIFSTHYPQHVQV
- a CDS encoding SDR family oxidoreductase, with translation MGTSCPDHFLRTKIRPLVLQLNGDVLAMPDDELRRQLIPQFEAYRKDYTAYYERHKEPDSPPMRDPNPVIILWPGVGLFAFAKDKPTARVSAEFYINAIHVIKGAEAISEYVSLPESEAFRIEYWQLEEAKLKRLPPEKPLSRKIALITGGSGGIGRAIAEKLAGAGACVVISDIDEQALKTTLEEMQQRYGRDMCAAFRADVRDEAQVREAFAHTILQFGGVDILVNCAGLSISRSLTDTTLDDWNILQDVLVKGQFLMSREAVVWMRRQLPEIKGCDIVNIVSKNALVAGPDNVAYGSAKAAQLHMSRLLAAELGKDKIRVNVVNPDAVIRGSKIWESGWAEGRAKAYGVSVEDLPAFYARRTLLNEEIHAEDIANAVFAFVGGLLSKSTGNVLNVDGGVAAAFVR